A single genomic interval of Struthio camelus isolate bStrCam1 chromosome 9, bStrCam1.hap1, whole genome shotgun sequence harbors:
- the GAL3ST2 gene encoding galactose-3-O-sulfotransferase 2, which translates to MKSLGCISRHIKYLIFFNLWLGLVFLSGFFHVNKNILPFWRSSAVLVTSRTPCHVKTNVMFLKTHKTASSTILNILFRFTEKHNLTIALPADQLVHLGYPETFMTSFVEEFQAIGQNYNIMCNHLRFNRLEVQKVMAENTFYFSILRNPVSQLESSYVYYKDVAPAFRTSKDVNEYLASPKDYYHKSNYKENIYAKNNMWFDFGYDNNAEDKESYIQAVLEEIEQNFHLVLIADYFDESMILLKHTLCWDLDDVIYFKLNSRSEDTVQTLTPESKERVKVWCSLDWKLYLHFNQSFWKRIQETVGLEELEKEVNHLRARQEELMETCLSDQRPIKKTHLKDKALMPFQSGAANILSYNLNEDLDNMSLRACQKIVMPELQYMSYLYALQHPHKKGKQLGFPLFWSSIQGNKSSPSRN; encoded by the exons ATGAAAAGCCTTGGGTGCATTTCAAG GCATATCAAATATCTCATTTTTTTCAACCTTTGGCTGGGACTTGTCTTCCTGTCTGGATTCTTCCATGTGAATAAAAACATTCTGCC ATTCTGGAGGAGCTCTGCAGTGTTGGTGACCTCTCGCACGCCCTGTCATGTGAAGACTAATGTCATGTTCCTCAAGACACACAAGACCGCCAGCAGCACCATCTTGAACATCCTGTTCCGGTTCACAGAGAAGCATAACCTCACCATAGCCCTCCCAGCTGACCAGCTCGTCCACCTGGGCTATCCGGAGACCTTCATGACCAGCTTTGTAGAGGAATTTCAAGCCATAGGACAAAATTACAATATCATGTGCAACCACCTGCGGTTTAACCGTTTGGAG GTGCAAAAAGTGATGGCAGAGAACACCTTCTACTTTTCCATCCTGAGGAACCCAGTTTCTCAGCTGGAATCCTCCTATGTCTATTATAAGGATGTTGCCCCCGCGTTCAGAACATCAAAGGATGTGAATGAGTATTTGGCATCACCAAAGGACTATTACCATAAGAGTAAttacaaagaaaacatttacGCCAAGAATAACATGTGGTTTGACTTTGGCTATGACAACAATGCAGAAGATAAAGAAAGCTACATCCAGGCGGTCTTGGAGGAGATTGAACAGAACTTTCACCTGGTCTTGATAGCAGACTACTTTGATGAGTCCATGATTCTCTTGAAACACACTTTATGCTGGGATCTAGATGATGTGATTTACTTTAAACTCAATTCCAGAAGCGAGGACACTGTCCAGACCTTGACTCCTGAAAGCAAGGAGAGGGTTAAAGTGTGGTGCTCACTTGACTGGAAACTCTATCTGCACTTCAACCAGAGCTTCTGGAAGAGAATCCAGGAGACTGTGGGACTAGAGGAACTGGAAAAGGAGGTGAACCACTTGCGAGCAAGACAGGAGGAACTCATGGAGACCTGTCTCTCGGATCAGAGGCCAATAAAGAAGACTCACCTCAAGGACAAAGCTCTCATGCCTTTCCAGTCAGGGGCTGCAAATATCCTCAGTTATAACCTCAATGAAGACTTAGACAACATGTCTCTGAGAGCCTGCCAGAAAATAGTTATGCCAGAGCTCCAGTACATGTCCTATCTTTATGCTCTTCAACATCCACACAAGAAGGGGAAGCAACTAGGCTTTCCCTTGTTTTGGAGCAGTATCCAAGGAAACAAGTCATCACCCAGCCGCAACTAG
- the NEU4 gene encoding sialidase-4 — protein sequence MGSRHFPARTVLFEKESNGVTYRVPALLYLPCLAKLLAFAEERLSADDAHANLLVLRRGTIYRNYVEWEDMRVLETATLKHHRSMNPCPLYDEFTGTLFLFFITVLGKTPEAYQIITGQNVTRLCYVTSSDQGLSWSKATDLTQQVIGRAIKDWATFALGPGHGIQLRSGRLLVPAYSYHIDCKECFGKLCKTTPHSFTFYSDDHGQSWRFGEFIPNLQTGECQLVSVDEEDGSNVLYCNARSPLGFRVQALSTDDGAVFHVGQLVQRLVEPPHGCHGSIVGFPAPFVYVPAASWTPTASLRGLGRLVLSRKFSRFRHLPAWDAAGENIPTTALSSQPAGSQVQAGFKEVCPSGGHHSDVHDVTFLGQDAGEYDPKTTSKPSVFFQTPTWVLYSHPTSSVSRVNMGVHLSTFPRDAESWTEPWVIYEGPSAYSDLAYIELPYSEYSASGTPAIAFACLYETGTQSPYEQISFSMFTLYDVLQNIPLTSTVLGRDNVPLSHRKKKGRSCLVS from the exons ATGGGCTCCCGGCATTTCCCAGCCCGGACAGTGCTATTTGAGAAGGAGTCAAATGGAGTGACATACCGTGTCCCAGCCCTGCTTTATCTACCCTGCCTGGCCAAGCTGCTGGCCTTTGCTGAGGAGCGACTGAGTGCAGATGATGCCCATGCCAACCTGCTGGTGCTGCGACGGGGGACCATATACAGGAACTATGTGGAG TGGGAAGACATGAGAGTGCTCGAGACTGCGACTCTGAAGCATCACCGATCCATGAACCCCTGCCCGCTCTATGATGAGTTCACAGGcaccctcttcctctttttcatcaCGGTGCTGGGAAAGACACCAGAAGCCTACCAGATCATCACCGGCCAGAACGTCACCCGCCTCTGCTATGTCACCAGCTCTGACCAAGGCCTGAGCTGGAGCAAGGCCACGGATCTGACACAGCAGGTCATCGGCAGGGCCATCAAAG aCTGGGCCACATTTGCCCTGGGCCCTGGGCATGGGATCCAGCTCCGATCTGGCCGGTTGCTGGTACCTGCCTACAGCTACCATATTGACTGCAAGGAGTGCTTCGGGAAGCTCTGCAAAACCACCCCACACTCCTTCACCTTCTACAGTGATGACCATGGCCAGAGCTGGCGCTTTGGGGAGTTCATCCCCAACCTACAGACGGGTGAGTGCCAGCTGGTCTCTGTGGATGAGGAGGATGGCTCAAATGTCCTTTACTGCAATGCCCGGAGCCCCTTGGGTTTCCGGGTTCAGGCGCTGAGCACTGATGATGGGGCTGTCTTCCATGTTGGACAACTAGTCCAGCGGCTAGTTGAACCGCCACACGGCTGTCATGGCAGCATTGTTGGCTTCCCTGCACCTTTTGTTTATGTCCCTGCTGCTTCCTGGACCCCCACAGCATCCCTCCGAGGTCTAGGTCGCTTGGTGCTCTCTAGGAAGTTCTCCAGGTTTCGTCATCTTCCTGCTTGGGATGCAGCTGGTGAAAACATACCCACCACAGCTTTGAGCAgccagcctgcaggcagccaagTGCAAGCAGGGTTCAAGGAGGTCTGTCCTTCCGGAGGGCATCATAGTGATGTCCACGATGTCACCTTCTTGGGCCAAGACGCAGGAGAGTATGACCCCAAAACTACCTCCAAACCCTCTGTCTTCTTTCAAACACCAACATGGGTGCTGTATTCCCACCCCACAAGCTCCGTGTCACGGGTCAACATGGGGGTTCACCTTAGTACATTCCCCAGGGATGCTGAGAGCTGGACCGAACCATGGGTTATATATGAAGGCCCAAGTGCTTATTCAGATCTGGCCTACATCGAGCTGCCCTACTCTGAGTACTCTGCCTCTGGCACGCCAGCTATTGCCTTTGCCTGCTTGTATGAAACTGGGACACAGTCGCCCTATGAGCAGATCTCCTTCAGCATGTTCACGCTGTATGATGTGCTCCAGAACATCCCCTTGACATCCACGGTGTTGGGGCGGGACAATGTCCCACTGAGCCAcaggaagaagaagggaaggagctgCCTTGTCTCCTAG